One Huiozyma naganishii CBS 8797 chromosome 5, complete genome DNA segment encodes these proteins:
- the RPO41 gene encoding DNA-directed RNA polymerase (similar to Saccharomyces cerevisiae RPO41 (YFL036W); ancestral locus Anc_8.28), translating to MLRPLARKRPLSIVRGRYGHVFFNTFTKVSANLVSEQGTGTTAGRPLQPIFLDGRFNGPQTTPTDPFTGSHAAAVVSMTEKRDVMQLWSLLEACLQTNNKVRALSILKSLYEIKSHRAAFIDDYNFYFNAVCADARSLGELERMLEEQLNAQFTDVTYNDKTLAIMVHHAIRLGDTVPNLKIHLETYFRMSEHGVKSVCSYADVLTISDYSALLNKYRTIRDRDIPGTIRKLVTSQQMSTGETLLPQVTDVPEKDVLDKPATLDKDATVLKDVDTVGMKVVKHTLLGLSLTKEQQSKIANLSFEDTKNIMNFDEAKSIDFFQIYQSLQNDVERTQFESAINEFNQDRQRALELRATDAAKERWKHDFEDAKQRGDLAIQKSLNAKLWKWYSGMLPILKKEIELCRQMQATAAKGHSTRAEYAPYLTLVTPEKMCVITILEILKLNSTGGITEGMRTARAVISVGQAVEMEFRSEQLLKNESRMFKEVNKKSNTFKKIVRSAKSAFRAMEIEKQKLLWPQAIRAKVGSILVSMLIRIADVTVEGTDPITKEKVYGKTPAFSHSYQYHNGVKLGIVKIHKSLINQLNGERLVASVQPQLLPMLVKPREWKNWKSGGYFYSQSTLVRSRDCPEQLAYLEAASNSNAIDKVYDGLNVLGNTAWTVNRNIFNVVSKVWNEGKPFLEIPGTQEILELLPPPPKGSDPAVINEWRTKNRYLSNEYSANRSMRCDLNYKLEIARAFLGEKFYFPHNVDFRGRAYPLSPHFNHLGNDMSRGLLIFWKGKKLGSLGLKWLKVHLSNLYGVDKVSLDDRVAFIESQLDEVKDSAEDPLNGRGWWKKADKPWQALATCMELNEALKLDNPEDFVSHQPVHQDGTCNGLQHYAALGGDMEGAEQVNLIPGAMPKDVYSHVANIVRSRLQVLVEQENDPMAKFLVDKLNRKVVKQTVMTHVYGVTLVGATLQIDKQIGDYFSDHRESLKYSKYLAKHVFAAIRESFKGAHLIQDWLGECCKRISKSVRLDVDEKSFKNGDKLDFMTSIIWTTPLGLPIVQPYREVSKKQVDTNLQTVFISDPFAVNQINARRQKAGFPPNFIHSLDASHMLLSASKCAEEGLDFASVHDSYWTHACDVEKMNKHIRNEFVTLHEVDLIERLKEEFDERYRNYVQILKILKHSPLGKQILQLRADLTKKLGRPATLADEIYVEKKRQMLLQSESQEEQAAGRQMVTTISVAETCPDLDLEEGTPIPEKTSILILVPLKLPSIPPKDNFDVHEVKNSTYFFS from the coding sequence ATGTTGCGACCCCTCGCCAGGAAGAGGCCACTGAGTATAGTGCGAGGCAGGTATGGGCATGTGTTTTTTAACACTTTTACCAAAGTTTCTGCTAACCTGGTCTCAGAACAGGGTACTGGGACTACTGCTGGCAGGCCATTGCAGCCGATATTTCTAGATGGCAGGTTCAATGGGCCGCAAACAACGCCAACGGATCCGTTTACTGGATCGcatgctgctgctgttgtgaGCATGACAGAGAAGCGGGATGTCATGCAACTGTGGTCGCTTCTGGAGGCGTGTCTTCAAACCAACAATAAAGTGCGTGCCCTGTCGATCTTGAAGTCTCTATACGAGATAAAATCGCATCGTGCTGCGTTTATTGACGATTACAACTTCTACTTTAATGCTGTGTGTGCCGATGCACGAAGCCTGGGTGAACTGGAGAGAATGTTAGAAGAGCAACTGAATGCCCAGTTTACAGACGTTACGTACAACGACAAGACTTTGGCTATCATGGTGCATCATGCGATACGGCTGGGTGATACAGTGCCGAACCTCAAAATACATCTGGAAACATACTTCCGGATGAGCGAGCATGGTGTGAAAAGCGTCTGCTCATACGCTGATGTGCTGACCATCTCTGATTACTCTGCACTGCTAAATAAGTACAGGACCATTAGGGACAGAGACATACCGGGCACAATCAGGAAACTGGTTACCTCTCAACAGATGTCCACAGGGGAAACTTTGCTTCCGCAAGTAACGGACGTACCTGAAAAGGATGTTTTGGACAAACCAGCCACCTTGGACAAGGACGCTACTGTACTCAAAGATGTAGACACAGTTGGTATGAAGGTGGTGAAGCATACTCTTTTGGGCCTGTCCCTGACGAAGGAACAACAGTCGAAAATCGCGAACCTCTCCTTTGAAGACACTAAAAATATTATGAACTTTGATGAGGCAAAATCAATCgattttttccaaatttaCCAATCACTTCAAAACGATGTCGAGAGGACTCAGTTTGAATCCGCAATTAATGAATTCAACCAAGACCGTCAAAGAGCTCTGGAACTTCGTGCAACCGATGCAGCGAAGGAACGCTGGAAGCacgattttgaagatgcCAAACAGAGAGGTGACTTGGCGATACAGAAGTCGCTTAACGCAAAGTTGTGGAAATGGTACAGCGGAATGCTGCCTATATTGAAAAAGGAGATAGAACTATGTCGTCAAATGCAGGCGACTGCGGCAAAGGGTCATTCCACGAGGGCAGAGTACGCTCCATATCTTACATTGGTAACGCCGGAAAAGATGTGCGTAATCACCATTCTAGAGATCCTAAAGCTTAACTCTACGGGCGGGATTACTGAAGGCATGAGAACCGCCAGAGCCGTGATATCTGTAGGCCAGGCAGTAGAGATGGAGTTTAGGTCCGAACAACTGCTAAAGAACGAGTCACGCatgttcaaagaggtgaATAAAAAGtcaaacactttcaagaagatAGTGAGAAGTGCCAAATCCGCATTCAGGGCTAtggaaattgaaaaacAAAAGTTACTTTGGCCACAAGCCATCCGTGCCAAAGTTGGGTCTATTTTGGTATCCATGTTAATTCGTATTGCAGATGTTACCGTTGAGGGTACAGACCCAAtcaccaaagaaaaagtaTACGGTAAGACCCCTGCATTCTCTCACAGTTACCAGTACCACAACGGTGTGAAGTTGGGGATTGTAAAGATCCACAAATCATTAATAAATCAGCTAAATGGTGAAAGGCTGGTCGCTTCTGTACAACCACAACTACTTCCGATGTTAGTGAAGCCACGTGAGTGGAAGAATTGGAAGTCAGGTGGGTACTTTTACAGTCAATCCACCTTAGTAAGGTCAAGGGATTGTCCAGAACAACTAGCATATCTTGAGGCGGCATCAAATTCCAATGCAATCGACAAAGTTTACGACGGACTGAACGTTTTAGGGAACACAGCTTGGACTGTGAATAGAAATATATTCAATGTCGTGTCAAAGGTGTGGAATGAGGGGAAACCGTTTTTGGAGATTCCGGGAACGCAAGAAATTTTAGAGCtgctaccaccaccaccgaaGGGTTCGGATCCTGCTGTCATCAACGAATGGCGAACCAAAAACAGATACTTGTCCAATGAATATTCTGCTAACCGGTCAATGAGATGCGACTTGAACTATAAATTGGAAATTGCAAGGGCTTTTCTTGGTGAAAAGTTTTACTTCCCGCATAACGTGGATTTCAGAGGCCGCGCATACCCACTGTCCCCTCATTTCAACCATTTGGGGAATGATATGAGTCGTGGCCTGTTAATATTTTGGAAGGGTAAAAAGCTTGGATCTCTTGGATTGAAATGGCTGAAAGTACATTTATCCAATCTCTACGGTGTAGATAAAGTGTCGCTCGATGATAGAGTCGCGTTTATTGAGTCACAACTAGATGAGGTCAAGGACTCGGCAGAGGACCCCTTGAACGGTCGTGGCTGGTGGAAGAAGGCCGACAAACCGTGGCAGGCGTTGGCGACTTGCATGGAACTGAATGAAGCGTTGAAGCTAGACAACCCTGAAGATTTTGTCTCGCATCAGCCTGTGCACCAGGATGGGACTTGTAATGGACTACAGCATTATGCCGCCCTTGGTGGTGACATGGAAGGTGCCGAGCAAGTCAATTTGATCCCTGGTGCCATGCCCAAGGATGTTTACTCGCATGTTGCCAACATTGTTAGAAGCAGGCTACAGGTGTTGGTAGAGCAGGAGAACGATCCGATGGCCAAGTTCCTTGTGGACAAACTAAACCGTAAAGTTGTGAAGCAGACCGTGATGACGCATGTCTATGGTGTCACACTGGTAGGTGCAACTTTGCAAATTGATAAACAGATCGGTGATTACTTCAGCGACCACAGGGAGTCCCTTAAGTACTCCAAGTATTTGGCGAAGCATGTATTTGCTGCCATCAGAGAGTCCTTTAAAGGTGCTCATTTGATACAAGATTGGCTTGGTGAGTGTTGTAAaagaatttcaaaatcCGTTAGGTTGGATGTGGACGAgaaatcgttcaagaaTGGGGACAAATTAGATTTCATGACTTCTATCATCTGGACTACTCCGCTTGGTTTACCGATCGTCCAGCCATACCGTGAAGTAAGCAAGAAACAAGTTGACACAAACTTACAGACTGTCTTTATAAGTGACCCCTTTGCTGTCAATCAAATCAATGCGAGGAGACAGAAGGCCGGGTTCCCACCCAATTTCATCCATTCATTAGATGCGTCGCATATGCTGTTATCCGCGAGCAAATGTGCGGAAGAGGGGCTTGATTTTGCCTCTGTGCATGATTCGTACTGGACACACGCTTGCGATGTGGAGAAAATGAACAAGCATATAAGGAATGAGTTTGTGACTCTACACGAAGTCGATCTGATTGAGAGGTTAAAGGAGGAATTTGATGAGAGGTACAGGAATTACGttcaaatattgaaaattttgaagCATTCACCTCTTGGGAAACAGATTTTGCAATTAAGAGCAGATTTGACAAAAAAGTTGGGGAGACCCGCCACACTTGCCGATGAGATATAcgtggagaagaagagacaaatGCTACTACAATCCGAGTCTCAGGAGGAGCAAGCTGCTGGGAGACAGATGGTAACGACGATCTCTGTTGCTGAAACGTGCCCTGATCTGGATTTAGAGGAAGGTACACCTATCCCTGAAAAGACTTCGATATTAATCCTGGTACCCTTGAAGTTGCCCAGCATCCCACCAAAGGACAATTTCGATGTACACGAGGTTAAAAACAGCACGTACTTCTTCTCATGA
- the MOB2 gene encoding Mob2p (similar to Saccharomyces cerevisiae MOB2 (YFL034C-B); ancestral locus Anc_8.29) produces the protein MSFFNFKGFGRNSKKNKQPDAVVTSMASPVPSHSAKIANSVGNSSSPTRNGNVYSSSHNSGSKISLRRTQSPRRHNGTPQPNSLQAMFLSEPFVRTALVKGSFKTIVQLPKYVDAGEWVALNVFEFFTNLNQFYGVIAEYVTPEAYPTMNAGPHTDYLWLDANNRQVSLPASQYIDLALTWVNNKVTDKKLFPTQDSVPFPQAFLRDVQRIMIQMFRIFAHIYHHHFDKIVHLSLEAHWNSFFAHFVSFSKEFSIIERKEMIPLLPLIESFEAQGKII, from the coding sequence ATGTCCTTCTTTAACTTCAAAGGTTTTGGTAGAAactccaagaaaaataagCAGCCAGATGCTGTAGTTACAAGCATGGCATCGCCCGTGCCGTCGCATTCTGCCAAGATTGCCAATTCCGTTGGCAATAGCTCGTCGCCGACTCGCAATGGGAACGTCTATAGCAGCTCACATAACAGTGGATCCAAGATATCCCTGCGAAGGACGCAGTCACCAAGAAGACACAACGGCACCCCACAACCAAACTCTTTACAGGCTATGTTTCTCAGTGAACCGTTTGTAAGGACCGCGCTGGTCAAGGGGTCTTTCAAAACTATAGTGCAGCTGCCGAAGTACGTGGATGCAGGTGAGTGGGTTGCCCTAAACGTGTTCGAATTCTTCACCAATCTGAACCAGTTCTACGGGGTTATCGCCGAGTACGTCACTCCAGAGGCGTACCCGACCATGAACGCGGGGCCGCACACGGATTACCTGTGGCTAGACGCCAACAACAGACAGGTGTCACTTCCGGCAAGCCAGTATATAGACCTCGCATTGACGTGGGTCAATAATAAAGTGACAGACAAGAAATTGTTCCCAACACAGGACTCCGTACCGTTCCCACAGGCGTTCTTGAGGGACGTGCAAAGGATAATGATCCAGATGTTCAGAATATTCGCTCATATATACCATCACCACTTCGATAAGATCGTGCACCTCTCGCTAGAGGCGCATTGGAACTCCTTCTTTGCACATTTTGTCAGCTTCTCAAAGGAGTTCAGCATCATAGAGAGGAAGGAAATGATCCCATTGCTGCCACTAATCGAAAGTTTCGAAGCTCAAGGTAAGATCATCTAG
- the KNAG0E03140 gene encoding uncharacterized protein produces the protein MDFNSSSRHYISSRHRVFTETSRATPLSLLLLHYDESRTGTTGALYPILLSLRYSLPGFVTRFQSKSGNSQSGQLGKCLGREVTRTQTPRPLRSMLPYSCFRSRFLSLGAALAAAAGRGGPVSPGSDWFVGSDDVFGCEALIWAKVRAWCHVIRKRVARDRFFPVFLSSSRKKSLT, from the coding sequence ATGgatttcaacagcagcagccggcATTACATTAGCAGTCGCCATCGAGTATTCACCGAAACTTCGAGAGCAACTCCGCTATCATTACTATTGTTGCACTATGACGAGTCCAGGACAGGCACCACCGGAGCCCTCTATCCTATTCTATTGTCGTTGCGTTATTCGCTTCCAGGTTTTGTGACGCGGTTCCAGTCCAAATCGGGAAACTCGCAAAGTGGGCAGCTCGGAAAGTGTCTCGGCCGAGAGGTTACCCGCACCCAGACACCGCGACCGCTTAGAAGCATGCTCCCCTATTCCTGCTTTCGTTCTCGCTTTCTCTCTTTAGGGGCGGCTCTTGCGGCTGCCGCGGGGCGCGGTGGTCCTGTGTCCCCCGGCTCTGATTGGTTCGTTGGAAGTGACGATGTATTTGGGTGTGAAGCCCTAATTTGGGCAAAAGTTAGGGCTTGGTGTCACGTGATACGGAAAAGGGTGGCACGTGACcgtttttttcctgtttttctctcttcGAGCAGAAAAAAATCGCTTACTTGA
- the THI4 gene encoding thiamine thiazole synthase (similar to Saccharomyces cerevisiae THI4 (YGR144W); ancestral locus Anc_5.141) — translation MSQTTTNTATAQLQLNAGTIHHSLSDVVKTEDWSDFEFTPIRESTVSRAMTRRYFQDMDKFAVSDVVIIGAGSSGLSAAYVIAKNRPDLKIAIIESNVAPGGGAWLGGQLFSAMIMRKPAHLFLNDLGIQYEDEGDYVVVKHAALFTSTVLSKVLEFPNVKLFNATAVEDLVTRPAGPNGEVSAAGVVTNWTLVAMAHDLQSCMDPNVIELSGYKDDGTRDESKKHGVILSTTGHDGPFGAFTAKRIVTIDSKKNLGGMKGLDMNRAEAAVVKESGAYDGVNSVYFAGMESATLHGLNRMGPTFGAMAVSGIKAAEEILKHFAE, via the coding sequence ATGTCCCAAACTACAACTAACACTGCCACTGctcaattgcaattgaacGCCGGTACTATCCACCACTCTTTGTCCGATGTCGTCAAGACTGAAGACTGGTCTGATTTCGAGTTTACTCCAATTAGAGAGTCCACTGTCTCCCGTGCCATGACCCGCAGATACTTCCAAGATATGGACAAGTTTGCTGTTTCCGATGTAGTCATCATCGGTGCTGGTTCCTCCGGTCTTTCTGCCGCTTACGTCATCGCCAAGAACAGACCAGACTTGAAGATCGCCATCATTGAATCTAACGTCGCTCCAGGTGGTGGTGCATGGTTGGGTGGGCAATTGTTCTCCGCCATGATCATGAGAAAGCCAGCacacttgttcttgaacgatttgGGGATCCAGTACGAGGACGAAGGTGACTACGTCGTCGTCAAGCACGCCGCGTTGTTCACCTCTACTGTTCTATCCAAAGTATTGGAGTTCCCCAACGTCAAATTGTTCAACGCTACTGCTGTTGAGGACTTGGTCACTAGACCAGCTGGTCCTAACGGTGAAGTTAGCGCTGCTGGTGTCGTCACTAACTGGACTCTAGTCGCCATGGCCCACGACCTACAATCGTGCATGGACCCTAACGTCATCGAATTGTCTGGTTACAAAGATGACGGGACCCGTGACGAATCCAAGAAACACGGTGTCATCTTGTCCACTACTGGTCACGATGGTCCATTCGGTGCATTCACCGCTAAGAGAATCGTCACTATCGActccaagaagaacttgGGTGGTATGAAGGGTCTAGACATGAACCGTGCCGAGGCCGCTGTGGTCAAGGAGTCAGGCGCTTACGACGGTGTCAACTCTGTCTACTTCGCCGGTATGGAGTCTGCGACTTTGCACGGTCTAAACAGAATGGGTCCAACCTTCGGTGCCATGGCTGTCTCCGGTATTAAGGCCGCTGAAGAGATCTTGAAGCACTTTGCCGAATAA